The stretch of DNA CGCAAATACTATAATCCCAAAATAAAAAAGCGGATGAGCTTTTAATGGGATGTAAGATGTCATTAGAACATCTCCGTACCCACCAAGGATCATATAATCTACTAAGATTGAGCCTATTAGCATTAGTGCAAAGGAAGCCCATGCAACTCCTGCCGAGAATAACTTTGAATTTAGAAGAGTAGTACAAGTAAAATATAGAATTGCAACTTCCATAAATATAATCCAAAAGATTAACATATTTAGACCATGGAAAGTTAGAAGTCTATAGTACCACTCTGCAGGAAGAAGGTGAACTGTAGGCCAACGAGTCAAAGCGATCAGTAGTGCCGCAATCCCACCTAAGAGTAGGAATACTACCGCCATTACTGCATTCAACTTTATAAATAGTTGAGCAGTCAAAGATACAGGTAAACCGGTAGTGTCACAAACCCTAGCTTCACTTGAACCGTAGTTCCCTTTTAAAAAACCAGCTATATTTAATGCCTTTGTTGTCATGTATTTACTCCACTATTATTTTACCGGTCATCGTGTGATGCCCGATACCGCAAAATTCGTTACAAACTATTTGATATTCTCCCTTTCTGGTAGGAGTCAGAGTTAATATGTGATCGTAGCCAGGAACAATTTGAAAATTCATATTCACGGGTAAGAGTGAAAAGCCATGCTGGAAATCTAAGGAAGAAATATGTACTTTATACTCTTGACCTTCTTTCAATTTTAAAATTGGAAACCATTTCCAACCTGCACCTTGAAGGTAAGCATCTCCACCAGGGATCGGCTCTACAATAGGTACACCTTTTTCTTCTCCAACTTTACCTGCTTCTACAAACTTAGCTACCTGACCGGCAAAATCAGCACCTGATATTTTATACGCATGACCTGTGCTATTTTGCTTTCCTTTGAAATGCCAGTAGGGCATCATAATACTTAATACGATACACCAAACTATTGCAAGTCCAATCCAAACTCTTTCTCCACCTTCTGGAGCTTTAAACCAATCTTTTGCTGGTACAAATATACTCATTTTTTAGCTCCTTTTATGGTAAAATTGCCTTTGGAAGATTGAGTAGCTCGATTGTTCCCCATACTGAATATGAAACGGTAGGGACAACAATACCGAGTACTAATAACAACCAGGTATTATCCATAAGTTTTTGAAGTATGTGTTTATTTTCCATAATTCTATCCTCTCCTATTTTGAAACCAAATACTTGTCAAAGAATTTCAGATTTGAAATTCCTTTTTGCCTTTTTTTTTCGTTATAAGATTTGAAAATTAGTAGAATTGATTTTCCTGAATAAAATAAAAATATCAATCCACCTAAAATCGCTACAAATCCACCGATTCCCATGAGGCTCATACCGATATGATCCGAAAGAGTTTTCACTTGTTGTTCGTTTCCATACAACTTTCTTCCCATACCATTTAAGCCGGCAATCGCAAACCCTGCTGCAAACACCGCTTGACCTATACCAAAAATAAAAGGCTGAACTGAAATAAGTCTTGAAGTTTTTATTTCTTCATCGAATTCCCAAGACTCAAAAATTATAAATGTAAATGCCATAAATGATACTGTCACAGCACCTATAGAAGCATGGTAGTGAGCCGGAACCATTGTATTGGGTCCTTCTATTAAGGCTCCAAATGTAAATCCAAGAATAGTTAAAAATATACTGGATAAAAGTCCATTGACCCTTAGATCAAAAAAAGAATATTTGTTAAAGTTTTTATTTTTCCAAATAGAAAAAAGAAATATCGTAATAATGGCTAAGGTAAATGGAAATATCCCATATCGCATTAAAGTTGTAAAAAAATTCCTATAATCGTTTGAGGTTGTAGGTTGGGAAAAAACATAAGGGAGTGAAACAATTGCAGGGAATAAAAACAATAATAGAAAGTATCTGATCCATTTGCCTTGAGCAAAATGTTTTGTAGTAATGGAAGAAATTAAAAAGAACCAAACTGCTATTTTTGCAACTTCTGAAGAAAATTGAAGTAAGTGCCCCCCTCCCCATACTAAAACTTCATAATAATGATCTGTAGCGATATCTTTAGATGTGTTCAAAATAGAAACAACCATAATTTCAATGGCAATTATAAAAAATACTACAGAGATTCTAATAGCTAATTGAGATAAGTTTGATTCTTCTTCTTTGGATGGAATTACCCTTTTGTCTATAAATGTAAAAAATATTCCCATAAAAAAAAGTCCAAGCCCAACTAAATACACTGGATGATCAATTACAGGGATATAGTTAGATAAAATAGGGTATGCGTTTGGAACTCCTGCAGAAAACACCATTAGACAAACACCTAATAGAGAAATAAAAAAAGAAGCTAACTTCCAGAGTTTTAGATCCCGACTACTCTTTAAAAAAACAAAAAAAATAGACGCTATAAAAGAATAAACCCAAACCGAAAGAGCTAAGTTGACGTGAACTACAAGACATCTTTTGAAAAAAAGTGGATCGGTAATAAAAGGACTGAAAACTGGGATTCTTGCAATTACAAGTAGTAAGGACAATAGTCCTGCAAGAATTAAACTGCCAACTGAAAGCGTTAGCCATAAAAATGCGTAAGTCTTATCTTCCTTTAATTCACGGATTTCAAAAGACACAGTACGCCCCCTTCATAGCCAATAAGAAAATCACCCACTAATTCTGAAATTTTCAACCCTATTTATGTCAACCTTTTTTCGTAATTTTGAATTTTTCTCGCACATTTTTTATTTTTTGAAGTCAAATATTACTTTTTCTCTTGATAGTACAGCTCGATTATTAGTTTTTGACTATTTTTCGCTTGTTTTGCTTTTTTATCTAATTTTTTTGTTTCTTTTAGTTTTTTCGCCACTTCTTATGTCGTATCAGCCTATTGTATCGTATAGTTTTTCTCTTGGAGAGGTAAACTCCTATCATAATCGAACTGACCTTGGGTGGAACTCAAAGTCATAGAACTTGGCAGGATGATTATGTCCCATCCGGCAATGTCAAGTAACAAAGAAGGTAAAAGAGCCGTTCAGGAAATACCAAGCCATTGAGCAAACTCACCAAGCTCAATCAATCTGCGTTCTCTGGACGAAAATTCTTCTTCTGCAAGTTTTGCCCTTCTTCCTGATACACCGTCTTAACACAATCCAACTTTTCAAAAGTCCTCCAAAGTAACACATTGCGATACCTCTCCAGCAAATCATGCAAGTAATCTTCTCTCGAAATAGTTTCAGTCCTCGAATTAAACTCATCCATAAATTTTTCTGGAATAAGCAGACTCGATTGGGTTCGCTCAAATTTTTCCGGGTTCATAGTATTCTCCTAATATAAAAGTTTTTTAATCTTGTTCTCTGATATAAGGTAAAATAATAGCGTGATAGAAATAAAATTTTTGCGATTTTCTGAAGAAATTTTTCAACTTTTACAGAAAAAGTCCCAAATCTGTATTAAATGCGTAATCTCTTGAAATTCCCTAAAACGATGGAGTTCCCACATTTTTGCGTGAAAGGTGAACAATTGGTATAAAGCATGCACTTTACAGAAAAGAGTGGAGATCCCACATTTTAGCACGAAAAGTGTAAAATCTGCACTAAACGCGAAATCTCAAAAACTCTACTAAAGCTCAAAACCTTATCCTAAAAGATACACCTAATTGCAAAGATTCTACCTTCACGATTCCCGACCTTAGACCTCCGTCATCAGTCCTCTGAATTGTGTTGTGCTGAAATACGTTGACCGTTTTTATGAGTTTAAAAAAACAAAACAAATGACGAGTGAAGTTGAATTAGAAAAAAAGAGAATACTAAAATAAGGCAAATGCGATATTTTAGTATACCATTTTTTATATTTCACGGGAGTTAGACGATACAGGATACACTAAATCGTCAAAGACGATTTAGGATTTACCTATTTGGTTAGTGATTCACCGAGAAAAAGTGGGAGGGATCGACAGAACGCAATTTCGAAGGACAAAACAAAAAAAGCCAAGACTCTTTCGAATCCCGACTTTTTCCT from Leptospiraceae bacterium encodes:
- a CDS encoding DUF1564 family protein, encoding MNPEKFERTQSSLLIPEKFMDEFNSRTETISREDYLHDLLERYRNVLLWRTFEKLDCVKTVYQEEGQNLQKKNFRPENAD
- a CDS encoding cbb3-type cytochrome c oxidase subunit I; protein product: MSFEIRELKEDKTYAFLWLTLSVGSLILAGLLSLLLVIARIPVFSPFITDPLFFKRCLVVHVNLALSVWVYSFIASIFFVFLKSSRDLKLWKLASFFISLLGVCLMVFSAGVPNAYPILSNYIPVIDHPVYLVGLGLFFMGIFFTFIDKRVIPSKEEESNLSQLAIRISVVFFIIAIEIMVVSILNTSKDIATDHYYEVLVWGGGHLLQFSSEVAKIAVWFFLISSITTKHFAQGKWIRYFLLLFLFPAIVSLPYVFSQPTTSNDYRNFFTTLMRYGIFPFTLAIITIFLFSIWKNKNFNKYSFFDLRVNGLLSSIFLTILGFTFGALIEGPNTMVPAHYHASIGAVTVSFMAFTFIIFESWEFDEEIKTSRLISVQPFIFGIGQAVFAAGFAIAGLNGMGRKLYGNEQQVKTLSDHIGMSLMGIGGFVAILGGLIFLFYSGKSILLIFKSYNEKKRQKGISNLKFFDKYLVSK
- a CDS encoding cytochrome C oxidase subunit II → MSIFVPAKDWFKAPEGGERVWIGLAIVWCIVLSIMMPYWHFKGKQNSTGHAYKISGADFAGQVAKFVEAGKVGEEKGVPIVEPIPGGDAYLQGAGWKWFPILKLKEGQEYKVHISSLDFQHGFSLLPVNMNFQIVPGYDHILTLTPTRKGEYQIVCNEFCGIGHHTMTGKIIVE